The bacterium genome contains a region encoding:
- a CDS encoding transglycosylase domain-containing protein produces the protein MKARISAVISGICIGFLTQLFIADLRPLPASLVLTNNVTGKVRLLDRSGTALTESYLNRWNINYQTPLHLIPETLQMLFIFSEDQRFFSHQGNDFKALASAVFNRLMDKSASRGASTISEQVVRMLHPRERTFWSRALELVEARKLEKKFTKAQILEFYLNQVPYSRNRRGVTQAALTYFNRDLETLSLKEMLALVVFVRSPSKFDPTINQSGRKLLERRIELLSQRLASSQSILAARLAEQDLLQPLGFAAPSAAVDASHFIHFARQSIQDKTDNAAALRTSLDLTLQKKLNRILRTRLKNLATLGAKHGALLVVENQTGEILSWVTASASKAAPSYDAVLVKRQPGSTLKPFVYAEALSQGYQANTIINDSPLALGMQAGLKEYKNFSEIYYGPVSMRQALGNSLNIPAILTARTIGVAKLYNTLRQLGFDSLMQDANYYGEGLALGNGEVSLYELVRAYYTLASGGLRRELKALISQPEAKPQRIFSPEVSSIIANILSDPSARLLEFGHNSLLNFPVQTAVKTGTSSNFRDAWAVGFSRNYTAGVWLGNLDGTAMTEITGATGPILVLRAIFAELERQSISKPLWQSPKLIKKEICLNSQQTSNCKSATEYFISEAEASSQAALDNNLHSDAHCTRPVHLELPSPGLILARDPRIPDADEAFPFTIERSVEPSEVIWFVDHKEVGKSIPNGRTFLWNLEKGRHIVHADLKLANCNNKTIQTPQVAFTVK, from the coding sequence GTGAAAGCACGTATTTCTGCTGTCATTTCTGGGATTTGTATTGGGTTTCTCACCCAATTATTTATTGCAGATTTGCGTCCCTTGCCAGCTAGCTTGGTGCTAACAAATAACGTGACAGGAAAAGTTCGGCTGCTCGACCGCTCTGGCACGGCCCTGACTGAATCTTATTTAAATCGCTGGAATATTAATTACCAAACTCCTTTACATTTAATTCCTGAAACTCTTCAGATGCTTTTTATTTTTTCCGAGGATCAACGCTTTTTTTCTCATCAGGGAAATGATTTTAAAGCTTTAGCTAGTGCTGTCTTTAATCGGCTAATGGATAAGTCAGCTTCACGTGGTGCAAGTACAATTAGTGAACAAGTTGTGCGCATGTTACATCCGCGCGAAAGGACCTTTTGGTCACGTGCTTTAGAACTAGTTGAGGCTCGTAAGCTTGAGAAAAAATTTACTAAAGCACAAATATTAGAGTTTTACCTGAACCAAGTCCCGTACTCACGCAACCGCCGTGGCGTTACGCAAGCTGCCTTAACATATTTTAACAGAGACTTAGAAACGCTTTCACTCAAAGAAATGCTAGCACTTGTCGTATTTGTTAGATCACCGAGTAAGTTTGACCCAACAATCAATCAGAGTGGTAGGAAATTACTTGAACGCCGCATCGAACTTCTCAGTCAGCGTCTAGCTTCAAGTCAAAGCATACTGGCTGCTAGACTTGCAGAGCAGGATTTATTGCAACCACTTGGATTTGCAGCCCCGAGTGCTGCCGTTGATGCCTCACATTTTATCCACTTCGCAAGACAGTCCATTCAAGACAAGACAGATAACGCAGCAGCTCTGCGCACCAGCTTAGATTTAACACTGCAGAAAAAACTTAATAGAATTTTAAGAACGCGGCTAAAAAATCTCGCTACTCTCGGCGCTAAGCACGGCGCATTACTCGTCGTAGAAAATCAAACTGGCGAAATTCTAAGCTGGGTCACTGCAAGCGCCTCCAAAGCAGCGCCGTCTTATGATGCTGTACTAGTCAAGCGCCAACCGGGGTCAACGCTAAAACCTTTTGTCTATGCAGAAGCCTTAAGCCAAGGCTATCAAGCAAATACAATCATTAACGACTCGCCGCTTGCCTTAGGGATGCAAGCTGGTCTTAAGGAATATAAAAATTTTAGCGAGATTTATTATGGCCCTGTCAGCATGCGTCAAGCTTTGGGAAATTCGTTAAATATCCCTGCAATTCTTACCGCTCGTACAATCGGCGTAGCTAAGCTTTATAACACTCTCAGGCAGCTTGGCTTTGATTCACTCATGCAAGATGCAAATTATTATGGAGAAGGTCTGGCACTCGGCAATGGTGAAGTCAGCCTCTATGAATTAGTGCGCGCGTATTATACCCTAGCTTCTGGAGGTCTAAGACGTGAGTTAAAAGCCTTAATTAGCCAGCCCGAAGCTAAGCCGCAAAGGATTTTCTCCCCTGAAGTAAGCTCCATTATTGCCAACATTTTGTCTGACCCAAGTGCTAGGCTTCTAGAATTTGGCCACAACAGTTTGCTAAATTTCCCTGTGCAAACTGCGGTAAAAACTGGAACATCATCCAATTTTCGCGATGCTTGGGCAGTTGGTTTTTCCAGAAATTATACAGCTGGAGTTTGGCTGGGCAATTTAGATGGCACTGCAATGACCGAAATCACCGGTGCAACAGGCCCAATTTTAGTGCTACGTGCGATTTTTGCAGAACTAGAAAGGCAAAGTATTTCTAAACCACTATGGCAAAGTCCTAAATTAATCAAAAAAGAGATTTGCTTAAATTCCCAACAGACAAGTAACTGCAAGTCTGCAACTGAGTATTTTATTTCGGAAGCAGAGGCAAGCAGCCAAGCTGCCTTAGACAACAACTTGCATAGTGATGCTCACTGCACTCGACCTGTGCATCTTGAATTACCATCACCAGGATTAATCCTTGCCCGCGACCCGCGCATTCCAGATGCAGATGAAGCTTTTCCTTTTACTATTGAAAGAAGCGTTGAGCCCAGCGAAGTAATCTGGTTTGTCGATCATAAAGAAGTAGGAAAATCTATCCCTAACGGTAGAACTTTTTTGTGGAATCTCGAAAAGGGGCGCCACATAGTTCACGCCGATTTGAAGCTTGCTAATTGTAACAACAAAACTATACAAACACCGCAAGTCGCTTTTACTGTGAAGTGA
- a CDS encoding ORF6N domain-containing protein, producing the protein MKTKSSTNTESLIHLVRDQRVILDSDLALLYGVQTKVLLQAIKRNKARFPQDFIFMLTFQEVISLRSQIVTSKSDPRGGRRTAPYAFTEQGVAMLSSVLKSKNAIQVNIEIMRTFVKLRNLALTHEDLAKKLNNLEQKYDQNFRVVFDAIRQIMAPEKCPEKRRIGFMHSNNQLTSQ; encoded by the coding sequence ATGAAAACAAAATCATCAACAAATACAGAGAGTTTAATACACCTGGTCAGAGACCAGCGCGTTATTTTGGACAGCGATCTAGCGTTGTTATATGGCGTACAGACTAAGGTCCTCTTACAGGCAATTAAGCGTAACAAAGCAAGGTTTCCTCAAGATTTCATTTTTATGCTTACATTTCAAGAGGTTATAAGTTTGAGGTCACAAATTGTGACCTCAAAAAGTGACCCTCGCGGAGGACGACGCACCGCACCGTATGCCTTCACAGAACAGGGCGTTGCAATGCTTTCAAGCGTGCTTAAAAGCAAAAATGCAATTCAAGTTAACATCGAGATCATGCGCACTTTCGTAAAGTTGCGAAATCTTGCTTTGACCCATGAAGATTTGGCAAAAAAATTAAACAACCTCGAGCAAAAGTACGATCAAAATTTTAGGGTTGTTTTTGATGCGATTCGTCAAATCATGGCCCCAGAAAAATGTCCGGAAAAAAGACGCATCGGCTTTATGCATTCAAACAATCAGCTCACTTCACAGTAA